The following coding sequences lie in one bacterium genomic window:
- the hpnC gene encoding squalene synthase HpnC: MSPEYPIDEVLQKKHWTVADAFRYCERLARTHYENFPVGSVLIPQKLRPYVWSIYAFARRADDLADEAFPDEERLPALEAWQGLLEKTQRGNVNHPVFLALKETIRQFDIPLQLLKDLITAFKWDVEVKRYPSFNDVLYYCRHSANPVGRLVLILFGYRDEPRALLSDKICSALQLANFWQDVSVDLEKNRIYLPMEDLKRFEVAEPELFARSYTPRYRDLLRFEVERTEAMFREGAPLVSSVKGRLSLELKCVILGGLGICRKIRELDFNTLGTRPHFGKSDKLAILGRALFGFKRATRAPAKAEPPAAAAEVLPATDEGGAS; the protein is encoded by the coding sequence ATGAGCCCCGAATATCCCATCGATGAAGTGCTCCAGAAGAAGCACTGGACCGTGGCCGACGCTTTTCGCTACTGCGAGCGGCTGGCCCGAACCCATTATGAGAATTTCCCGGTGGGCAGCGTCCTCATCCCCCAGAAGCTGCGGCCCTACGTCTGGTCGATCTACGCCTTCGCCCGGCGGGCCGACGATTTGGCCGACGAAGCCTTCCCCGACGAAGAGCGGCTGCCGGCGCTCGAGGCCTGGCAGGGCCTGCTCGAGAAAACCCAGCGCGGCAACGTCAACCATCCGGTCTTTCTGGCGCTCAAGGAGACCATTCGCCAATTCGACATCCCGCTTCAGCTCCTCAAGGACCTGATCACGGCTTTCAAATGGGACGTCGAGGTCAAGCGCTACCCCAGCTTCAACGACGTCCTTTATTACTGCCGGCACTCGGCCAATCCGGTCGGCCGGCTGGTCCTGATCCTTTTCGGCTACCGCGACGAGCCCCGGGCCCTCCTTTCCGACAAGATCTGCAGCGCCCTTCAGCTCGCCAATTTCTGGCAGGACGTCTCGGTCGATCTCGAAAAGAACCGGATCTACCTTCCGATGGAAGACCTGAAGCGCTTCGAGGTCGCCGAGCCCGAGCTCTTCGCCCGCTCCTACACGCCGCGCTACCGCGACCTGCTGCGCTTCGAGGTCGAGCGCACCGAGGCCATGTTCCGCGAGGGCGCCCCGCTGGTGTCGAGCGTGAAGGGGCGCTTAAGCCTGGAGCTCAAGTGCGTCATCCTCGGCGGTCTCGGCATTTGCAGAAAGATCCGGGAGCTCGATTTCAACACCCTCGGCACCCGGCCCCACTTCGGCAAAAGCGACAAGCTGGCCATCCTGGGCCGAGCCCTCTTCGGCTTCAAGCGGGCCACCCGAGCGCCGGCCAAAGCCGAGCCGCCGGCGGCCGCCGCCGAGGTCCTGCCGGCCACCGACGAAGGCGGGGCTTCATGA